The following is a genomic window from Verrucomicrobiota bacterium.
TACTCCCTCACCCACCGCGCACGCTCCGCGCCGCGGCTCGCCGAAACTCCACCAGGATCGCTCTTCATGCCCTCACCATAACCCATCCCCAGTCCCTCCGAACAGATGCGCCCCGCTTACCGCTTACAAAAGGGCGGCGACTACATCCTGCAAATTCGCGGCAACCAGCCCACCTTGGAGGCTTATGCGAAAAAGCAACTGGCCTCAGCTCCCCCCCTTTATCCGAAACCGACTGCGGTCACGGAAGGATCGACGAGCGCCAGCTCCGAACCGTACCCACCGATGCCGAAGCCTGCGATTTTCCGGAAGCGCGCCAACTTCTGAGGGCTCAAACCAGGGACCTGAGCGACCCGCAACCAGCTTCAGCGCAAGGCGTAGCCACCACTCCCGTTGCGGGTGAAGTGTTGCCAGCCCAGGGACCGAACATCATCCGACATTTTATCACCAGCCTCGACCGAGCCGATGCCGATCCTAAAAGGCTGGCGAATGCGATTCGAGGCCACTGGGGTTGCGAGACTCAGCATTGGCGGCGCGATGTCCTCTGGCGCGAAGACAAGTGTTTGTTGAAAAGCCCCAACGCCGCCTGTGCCTTGGCACTCCTGCGGGTCGGACTGCAAGCCCTCCTCATCGGCGTCGGCCGTAGCTCACTGCCCAGCGTCTTCGAGGATGCCAGCGCCGACCCAGCCCTGGCCCTCAGCTGGCTCAAAGAACGCAACTTGCACACATGAAGCAAAAAGCCCTGGTGGGCGGCGTGCCCAAGCTGGCGGATGTCGGTTTGGTCGCAGCGGTGGATGAGGCGCAGTCTTTGGTGGGGACGGCGGGTTACATCGCGCCGGAAGGACCGGGAACATCGCAGGCCGATCTCTACGCGTTAGGCAAGGTGCTGTATGAAGCGGCGTTCGGGAAAGATCGCGAGGGAGAGTTTGTCAACGGTGGGGTCCAGCTTCACGACGAACTGGGACCGTGAAAACAACACGGCGCCGGCGCCGACGCGACCGTGAGCCGCGAGCGCAGGGTTGACTTTCAGGCTGTTGTGACACAATTTGGGCCACATGAAAACGGCCACGGCCAGAGAACTAAAGCATGGCCTTTCCGCGATTCTCGACCTGGTTGAAAGCGGCGAGTCGGTTTGCATCAAGCGGTATGGGCACGTCATCGCTCGACTGATTCCCGAGAAGAAAACGAACCGTTCGTTCATCGGTGGAAACGCGGGAGGACCTTCATTGCCGGGTGATTTCAATAAACCGACGGAGGAGCCGCATTGGTGAAATACCTGTTGGACACGTCCGTGTGGTTCCTGCTTTCGCAGGAGCCGGATCGGTTGCCAACGAAGTGCCTGCAATTGGCGCGAACCGAGGCCGAGTTGGGGTTGAGTTGTGTCTCCTTGAGGGAAATTGCGTGGAAACAAGCGCAAGGGAAACTGGATCTGGGCAAGCCCCTTCTGGCCTGGTTGTCCACCGCGCTGACGCCCCAGATTCGATTGCTGACTATCACGCCGGAAGTGGCCGCTGATTCCGCGACGCTGCCTCACTTCCCCAACAAAGATCCCTACGATCAAATGATTGTGGCCACGGCGCGACAGAACAACCTGACGATCATTTCCAATGACGATGCGTGGAAGAACTACGCCGGGGCCCAGATTCTGTATTTCAAGCCGGCTGCGCCAAAAACAACCTGATTGAGCTACGCTCTCCCAAGAGGCGGGGACACGGTGGAGCGCGTCCTTGGCCGCGCTGCGCAATTACCGCGGCGCCGAAGTCCGCTCCACGATCCACCGGTAATCCACGTCCGTCATATGGACCGCCCCGACTGGCGCCACCACCCGCACCAACCGC
Proteins encoded in this region:
- a CDS encoding type II toxin-antitoxin system VapC family toxin yields the protein MVKYLLDTSVWFLLSQEPDRLPTKCLQLARTEAELGLSCVSLREIAWKQAQGKLDLGKPLLAWLSTALTPQIRLLTITPEVAADSATLPHFPNKDPYDQMIVATARQNNLTIISNDDAWKNYAGAQILYFKPAAPKTT
- a CDS encoding type II toxin-antitoxin system prevent-host-death family antitoxin codes for the protein MKTATARELKHGLSAILDLVESGESVCIKRYGHVIARLIPEKKTNRSFIGGNAGGPSLPGDFNKPTEEPHW